The following proteins come from a genomic window of Deltaproteobacteria bacterium:
- the pilQ gene encoding type IV pilus secretin PilQ: MRRGPTQTLLVIALLVLVVGCATQMATRPIPMAEKAHEHQAVPASTLAKAEPTLLGVLVNHTGKSSRVVLMGNQHLTYTTFMLDNPPSIIVDLGAVAAPRAVGQTQVNNGTIKQVEVCSIDGKKTLHRVRINLAGKPDYKIIRENNNLAVIIENLSQASLTADPSSRQASTSTGFERTSAAPSSAGLIRITGFDFKPLAKGQGTRLSIKATGPVTPRIIARDQGRTVILSLSPVSIAETLLRPLDTSYFESAVDFINPARAGRQTLSLTIRLRQTVPYHLSQEGPIIHLDFDPSGVAPRKIYLPPPRAAKKPILAEPSAAEAEVRGAPAAPARRAAVSPEGRTYTGKLISLDFQNADIHNILRLIGEVSGKNVVISDRVKGKVTLRLKNVPWDQALDIILASQNLGMEIVGNVLRIEEVGRLLEERKRRQLELELIEKEKEILVTRIWTPKYASVEKMKAMLEPLKSPEGTIKVIGNDVFLKEREDVLQVMQEVFRKNDKVAMQVLIEARIVEASTSFSKNLGVNWGGTVRDPRGNLGGLLMGGSLGGSLTANGLFGATNHAVNLIAPPATGLALGLSFATAAIDLNANLYAMEQSGEGRIISAPRILANNDEKVFIKQGQSIPFETTATATEPSKIDFKEAELKLEVTPHIEENGKIISMQITVTKDTPDYARSARNPPINTRQASTKLMVRDGETVVIGGIIIDDKSRTTNRVPGLHRIPIIGLLFKNYEVLDSKVELLIFITAHIIPVKI; encoded by the coding sequence ATGAGAAGGGGACCCACACAGACTCTGCTTGTGATCGCCCTTCTGGTCCTGGTCGTGGGCTGCGCCACGCAGATGGCGACCCGGCCGATCCCGATGGCAGAAAAAGCACATGAGCATCAGGCTGTCCCGGCCTCGACCCTGGCAAAGGCTGAACCCACATTGCTGGGAGTCCTGGTCAATCACACTGGCAAATCCAGCCGCGTGGTCCTGATGGGCAACCAACACTTGACCTACACCACCTTTATGCTCGATAACCCGCCCAGCATCATTGTAGATCTCGGGGCCGTCGCTGCACCTCGGGCTGTGGGTCAGACCCAGGTCAACAACGGGACCATTAAACAGGTCGAGGTATGCTCTATTGATGGCAAGAAGACACTGCATCGGGTCAGGATTAACCTCGCCGGGAAGCCCGATTATAAAATCATACGTGAAAACAATAACCTCGCCGTTATCATCGAGAACCTTTCTCAGGCCTCGCTGACCGCAGACCCTTCATCCCGCCAGGCCTCGACCTCGACCGGCTTTGAACGAACATCTGCCGCCCCCTCCAGCGCGGGCCTTATCCGCATTACCGGATTTGACTTCAAGCCCCTGGCCAAGGGACAAGGCACCCGGTTGAGCATCAAGGCGACCGGTCCGGTTACGCCCAGGATAATAGCCCGAGACCAAGGCAGAACCGTGATTTTATCCTTGTCGCCGGTAAGCATCGCCGAGACCCTGCTCCGGCCTCTGGACACCAGTTATTTTGAAAGCGCTGTTGATTTCATCAACCCGGCTCGGGCTGGCAGGCAGACCCTGAGCCTGACCATTAGACTTCGGCAGACCGTGCCTTATCATCTGAGCCAGGAAGGACCCATCATCCACCTCGACTTCGACCCTTCGGGCGTGGCTCCGAGGAAGATTTATCTGCCTCCGCCCCGGGCGGCCAAAAAGCCGATCCTGGCTGAGCCGTCGGCTGCGGAGGCCGAGGTCAGAGGCGCTCCCGCTGCCCCTGCCAGGCGAGCGGCTGTCTCCCCTGAAGGTCGCACCTATACCGGGAAGCTCATTTCGCTTGATTTTCAGAATGCGGATATCCACAATATCCTCAGGCTGATCGGTGAAGTGAGCGGCAAGAACGTCGTCATCTCGGACCGCGTCAAAGGCAAGGTCACCCTCAGACTCAAGAACGTGCCTTGGGACCAGGCCCTGGACATTATTCTCGCCTCTCAGAACCTGGGCATGGAGATCGTGGGTAATGTCCTGCGCATCGAAGAAGTCGGACGCCTGCTCGAAGAAAGGAAAAGGCGACAGCTTGAACTGGAACTGATAGAAAAAGAAAAGGAAATCCTGGTCACCAGAATATGGACGCCCAAATACGCCAGCGTCGAAAAGATGAAAGCGATGCTCGAACCGCTCAAAAGCCCTGAAGGGACGATCAAGGTGATCGGGAACGACGTCTTTCTTAAAGAGAGAGAAGATGTTCTCCAGGTAATGCAGGAGGTCTTCCGTAAAAACGATAAGGTAGCCATGCAGGTCCTGATTGAAGCTCGCATTGTCGAGGCTTCGACCAGCTTCTCAAAAAATTTAGGCGTCAACTGGGGCGGCACCGTGCGAGACCCCCGAGGAAATCTGGGCGGATTGCTCATGGGAGGGTCTTTAGGCGGATCTCTTACAGCTAACGGCCTCTTCGGCGCCACCAATCACGCTGTTAATCTGATCGCCCCACCGGCTACCGGTCTGGCCCTCGGTCTTTCCTTCGCCACCGCCGCCATTGACCTGAACGCCAATTTGTATGCCATGGAGCAGAGCGGTGAAGGACGGATCATCTCCGCCCCGCGCATCCTGGCGAATAATGATGAAAAGGTCTTCATCAAGCAGGGCCAGTCCATTCCCTTTGAAACCACGGCCACTGCGACTGAGCCTAGCAAGATAGACTTCAAGGAAGCGGAATTGAAGCTCGAAGTGACACCCCACATCGAGGAAAACGGGAAGATCATCTCCATGCAGATCACGGTGACCAAGGATACCCCGGATTACGCTCGTAGCGCCAGAAACCCGCCGATTAACACCCGCCAGGCCTCAACCAAGCTGATGGTCAGAGACGGCGAGACGGTCGTCATCGGCGGGATCATCATTGACGACAAGTCCAGAACCACCAACCGCGTCCCGGGCCTGCACCGCATACCCATAATTGGCTTGTTATTTAAAAACTATGAGGTCCTGGATTCAAAGGTTGAACTTTTAATCTTTATCACGGCTCACATCATCCCGGTGAAAATTTAA
- a CDS encoding pilus assembly protein PilP: MSQSRHIHGQRFMALEKRRTFVLAAVCLSLCLTLGFGPGSQVAAAAPAPASAASEAAPGKALANPQESSRILDIWNEQGRKYVFVPADRNDPFLPIISPEGPEITSAKKPGKPLTPLQKMELSSLKLVAIISNGKDARALLEDSTGMGYIIKAGTYVGTNDGKVLGIYPAETGVRGGLQEVVKPGRIEVIEEYRTYLGKKKTRVVTIPLKGEEQ; this comes from the coding sequence ATGAGTCAATCTAGACATATCCATGGTCAGCGTTTTATGGCGCTTGAAAAACGAAGGACCTTTGTTCTGGCCGCAGTCTGCCTTTCGCTGTGCTTGACGTTAGGTTTTGGGCCTGGAAGCCAGGTCGCGGCCGCCGCCCCGGCCCCGGCGTCTGCCGCATCTGAGGCCGCGCCCGGGAAAGCTCTGGCCAACCCTCAAGAGTCCAGCAGGATCCTCGATATCTGGAATGAGCAAGGCAGGAAGTACGTTTTCGTGCCTGCGGACAGAAATGACCCTTTCCTTCCGATTATATCGCCTGAAGGGCCTGAAATAACGTCGGCCAAAAAACCTGGCAAGCCTTTGACGCCGCTTCAAAAGATGGAGCTGTCCTCCCTGAAACTGGTAGCGATCATTTCCAACGGGAAGGATGCCCGGGCCCTGCTCGAAGATTCCACCGGCATGGGTTACATCATCAAGGCCGGTACTTATGTCGGCACAAACGACGGGAAAGTACTGGGAATTTACCCAGCGGAAACAGGCGTGCGCGGCGGGCTTCAGGAAGTCGTTAAGCCCGGTCGTATTGAAGTAATTGAGGAATACCGCACTTACCTCGGAAAGAAAAAAACGCGCGTGGTGACTATACCGCTTAAAGGAGAAGAACAATGA
- the pilO gene encoding type 4a pilus biogenesis protein PilO: MNNIKLPPFPWEQLEKLKRPHKLGIAAGVYIVVVAVFGYFLLLPLFNDINSLEEQIQEAKEKLAFNMSAKRQKEIREAPAKLERLKKELEISRRFLPDEEQVDRLLKDVSARALDSGLNVYEFKPVQPKTSDLRGGFLAKVPFNMIVEGPYINVASFLYKISRLARIVHVDSIKMARPVIIEGDLILTSTISGTTYRFIETSLPDNVLESPKKKGGAKVKRK; the protein is encoded by the coding sequence ATGAATAATATCAAGCTGCCACCTTTCCCCTGGGAACAGCTCGAAAAGCTGAAGCGGCCCCATAAACTCGGTATTGCCGCCGGGGTGTATATCGTTGTGGTAGCGGTCTTTGGATACTTCCTTCTACTGCCTCTTTTCAATGACATCAATTCCCTGGAAGAACAGATCCAGGAGGCCAAAGAAAAGTTGGCCTTTAATATGAGCGCCAAGAGGCAGAAAGAGATCAGGGAGGCCCCGGCAAAACTCGAGCGCCTGAAGAAAGAGCTCGAGATATCACGCCGTTTTCTTCCTGATGAGGAACAGGTTGACCGGCTTCTGAAAGATGTGTCGGCCCGTGCCCTGGATTCAGGCTTGAACGTTTATGAATTCAAACCAGTCCAGCCAAAAACTTCGGACTTGAGGGGGGGGTTTCTGGCCAAGGTTCCGTTTAACATGATCGTGGAAGGCCCCTATATTAACGTAGCCAGTTTCTTATACAAAATCAGCCGGTTGGCACGGATCGTTCATGTGGATTCCATCAAGATGGCCAGGCCGGTCATCATTGAGGGCGACCTGATTCTGACCAGCACCATCAGCGGGACCACATACCGATTTATTGAGACATCGCTGCCAGACAACGTTCTTGAAAGTCCAAAGAAGAAAGGCGGGGCCAAGGTCAAGAGAAAATGA
- a CDS encoding PilN domain-containing protein — translation MIRINLLPVRAFKRRENIRLQVSIFIIVLIGIVAAMALYRFDQVSEVDKLLVEKEKLINRWEAQQKAIEILNIQNETMALLDQRISLIIDLIKQRSGPVRLLDEIIKRTPRGEVWLTELVQRTESIKVTVPVIPPQPARKRAVPARPAASNRKAKVKEKIITTVKAKKQAAAAQPKIETKEVAVLTLKGVAKDNQFIARYIKNLEDSLLIENVKLINSRQINIGPHRLKQFQIKCIINYLSEDKSQKQEAKASQTGGKST, via the coding sequence TTGATCAGGATCAATCTCCTACCAGTACGCGCCTTTAAACGCAGAGAAAACATCAGACTGCAGGTCTCTATCTTTATTATCGTTTTAATCGGGATAGTCGCAGCCATGGCGCTGTATCGATTCGACCAGGTCAGTGAAGTGGATAAGCTCCTGGTCGAGAAAGAAAAATTAATAAATCGCTGGGAAGCTCAGCAAAAGGCGATTGAAATCCTCAATATCCAGAATGAGACCATGGCCCTCCTCGACCAAAGGATTTCATTGATCATTGACCTGATCAAACAGCGCAGCGGACCGGTCAGGCTTTTGGACGAAATCATTAAAAGAACGCCGCGCGGTGAGGTCTGGCTGACGGAGCTGGTACAGCGCACTGAATCCATCAAGGTCACGGTGCCCGTCATACCACCCCAGCCGGCTCGAAAAAGGGCCGTCCCGGCCAGACCCGCGGCTTCGAACCGGAAGGCCAAGGTAAAAGAGAAGATCATCACCACGGTCAAGGCGAAGAAACAAGCGGCCGCGGCTCAACCAAAAATTGAAACCAAAGAGGTGGCGGTACTGACGCTTAAAGGCGTTGCCAAGGATAATCAGTTTATCGCTCGATATATCAAGAACCTGGAAGATTCCTTGCTTATCGAAAATGTAAAGCTGATCAATTCGAGGCAGATTAACATCGGGCCGCACCGGTTAAAGCAGTTTCAGATCAAATGCATCATCAACTACCTCAGTGAAGACAAGTCGCAAAAACAAGAAGCCAAGGCTAGTCAGACCGGGGGAAAAAGCACATGA
- the pilM gene encoding type IV pilus assembly protein PilM, with protein MALTGQKKSILGLDIGSHAIKCVLLSSTKSGLALKSLGVANLPPDAIVEGNIEEKAVIVNTIKNLLKLQKYKVKNICTSISGYSVIIKKINLPTTSREELSETIEVEAEQYIPFDISEVNVDFEILGQSEISEDQMDVILVAAKKDVIDSYIDLLDDCQLVPVIVDVDVFAMENAFSVNYLDIKDTVALIDIGANKLNINVVKEGSSLFTRDAPMGGARITEEIQEQFDVDYDTAEGIKWGGIEAPDLNAVSDIVSRAIENWVAEIRRAFEFLETTYPDEKLSEIYLSGGSSRFEGLDRYLGQETGVPVKFFNPFKNIGVNQKKFDPAYIEYIAPQVTICLGLALRLGEEI; from the coding sequence ATGGCGCTTACGGGTCAAAAAAAGTCTATCCTAGGTCTGGACATCGGGTCGCATGCCATAAAGTGCGTGCTCCTGAGTTCAACCAAGTCAGGTTTGGCGCTCAAGTCATTGGGCGTGGCGAATCTGCCTCCTGACGCTATTGTGGAAGGCAACATCGAGGAGAAAGCGGTCATAGTGAATACGATCAAGAATCTCCTCAAGCTCCAGAAGTACAAGGTCAAGAATATCTGTACCTCGATTTCCGGTTATTCGGTCATCATCAAGAAGATCAATCTGCCCACCACTAGCCGGGAGGAGTTATCTGAGACAATAGAGGTTGAGGCTGAGCAGTACATTCCGTTTGACATTAGCGAAGTGAACGTTGACTTTGAGATTTTAGGGCAAAGTGAGATCTCGGAAGACCAGATGGACGTGATCCTGGTAGCGGCGAAGAAGGATGTTATTGACAGTTACATAGATTTGCTGGATGATTGCCAGCTGGTGCCCGTGATCGTTGATGTGGATGTCTTTGCCATGGAAAATGCCTTTTCTGTGAACTATCTGGATATAAAGGACACCGTGGCCCTTATTGACATCGGCGCCAATAAGCTGAATATTAATGTCGTCAAGGAAGGCAGCTCCCTCTTTACGCGTGACGCTCCCATGGGCGGGGCCCGCATCACAGAAGAAATCCAGGAACAGTTTGACGTGGACTATGACACCGCCGAAGGGATCAAATGGGGAGGCATCGAGGCCCCGGACCTGAACGCGGTTTCAGACATTGTCAGCCGGGCCATTGAGAACTGGGTCGCTGAAATCAGGCGTGCCTTTGAGTTCCTTGAGACGACTTATCCGGATGAAAAGCTGTCTGAAATCTACCTCAGCGGCGGTTCGAGCCGGTTTGAGGGATTGGACCGATATCTGGGTCAGGAGACCGGTGTACCGGTTAAGTTTTTCAACCCTTTCAAGAACATCGGGGTTAATCAGAAAAAATTCGATCCAGCGTACATCGAGTACATCGCGCCCCAGGTTACCATCTGTCTCGGGCTAGCCCTGAGGCTTGGAGAAGAGATTTGA
- a CDS encoding helix-turn-helix transcriptional regulator produces the protein MGKNSLKKIREQRLLSKAELARNAGVSPLTIDRIEKGKNCRMETKRKILKALGYAIVDAEQIFGSDKDS, from the coding sequence TTGGGGAAGAACTCCTTAAAAAAAATTCGGGAACAACGTCTTCTGAGCAAGGCCGAGTTGGCCCGTAACGCTGGGGTATCCCCTCTCACAATTGACCGCATCGAGAAGGGCAAGAACTGCCGCATGGAGACCAAGCGTAAGATTCTGAAGGCTTTGGGATACGCTATCGTGGATGCTGAACAGATATTCGGCAGTGATAAAGATAGTTGA
- the lepB gene encoding signal peptidase I: MKEARTKSLVREYLEVIIAAIILALFIRTFTVQAFKIPSGSMEPTLKVGDHIMVNKFIYGIRLPVVHKTIIPIKDPQRGDMIVFVFPLDPSKDFIKRVVAVAGDTVEVRDKKLYINGKQALDDHAYYGRLGAGTTMVSPRDNFGPITVPEGAVFVMGDNRDHSYDSRFWGPVDLKAVKGKAFIIYWSWDSANWRIRWGRLGRLLH, from the coding sequence ATGAAAGAGGCAAGGACCAAGAGTCTCGTTCGTGAATATCTCGAAGTTATCATCGCGGCCATTATCCTGGCCCTTTTTATCAGGACTTTCACGGTCCAGGCCTTTAAGATCCCCTCAGGATCCATGGAGCCCACACTCAAAGTCGGGGACCATATCATGGTCAACAAGTTCATCTATGGGATACGCCTGCCTGTGGTCCACAAGACCATCATCCCCATCAAGGACCCTCAGCGCGGGGATATGATCGTCTTCGTTTTCCCTCTGGATCCGAGCAAGGATTTTATCAAACGGGTGGTGGCTGTGGCCGGCGACACGGTCGAAGTGAGGGATAAAAAGCTCTATATCAACGGGAAGCAGGCCCTAGACGATCATGCTTATTATGGGCGTCTCGGAGCCGGCACAACCATGGTCAGCCCCCGCGACAATTTCGGCCCAATCACAGTGCCTGAAGGCGCTGTTTTTGTCATGGGCGACAATCGGGACCACAGTTACGATTCGAGGTTCTGGGGCCCGGTTGACCTGAAGGCGGTCAAGGGGAAGGCCTTTATCATCTACTGGTCCTGGGACTCGGCCAACTGGAGGATCAGGT